The following proteins come from a genomic window of Nostoc sp. TCL26-01:
- the nifN gene encoding nitrogenase iron-molybdenum cofactor biosynthesis protein NifN yields the protein MAIISVTSTSVTVNPLKQSQAIGATLAFLGVKGMLPLLHGSPGCSAFTKIPLAQHLRETIPLSSTAMTEVSTILGGEDKVEQAILQLVQSSQPEIIGLCTTGMTETRGDDMRRFIKDIRYRYPDLDNLPIVLVSTPDFKGTLQDGFAAAVESIVKELPQKSHGCCPQQVTVLVSSAFTPGDVEAIKEIIAAFGLEAIAVPDLSGLLDSRVDHDYMGITTSGTSVGQLRAIANSVFTLALGESMRGTAKILEQKFSIPYEVFGELTGLDATDKFLQALADISGNGVPAKYRHQRRQLQDVMLHTHIYFGCKRVALALEPDLLSSMVSFLQSMGMQIHAAVTTTRSPVLEKLAIPCVTIGDLEDFEQLAVGSELLIANSHANAISQRLQIPLYRQGIPISDRLGHAMFAKVGYQGTIQLLFDIGNLLLTKTY from the coding sequence ATGGCAATTATTAGTGTTACCAGTACATCAGTTACAGTTAATCCTCTGAAGCAAAGTCAAGCTATTGGTGCAACTTTAGCCTTTTTAGGTGTGAAGGGAATGCTACCTTTGTTGCATGGTTCCCCTGGATGTAGTGCTTTTACTAAAATTCCTTTAGCACAGCACTTGCGAGAAACAATTCCGCTTTCTAGTACGGCGATGACAGAAGTTTCTACCATCTTGGGTGGGGAAGACAAGGTAGAACAAGCAATTTTACAGTTAGTGCAGAGTTCGCAACCAGAAATTATTGGTTTGTGTACTACAGGAATGACGGAAACTAGAGGCGATGACATGAGGCGTTTTATCAAGGATATTCGCTATCGTTATCCAGATTTAGATAATTTACCGATTGTTTTAGTCTCTACACCGGATTTTAAAGGTACACTGCAAGATGGTTTTGCCGCAGCTGTGGAAAGCATAGTCAAAGAACTTCCTCAGAAAAGTCATGGTTGTTGTCCCCAGCAGGTTACGGTTTTAGTGAGTTCTGCTTTTACTCCGGGAGATGTAGAGGCTATTAAAGAAATTATTGCTGCTTTTGGATTGGAGGCGATCGCTGTTCCTGATTTATCTGGTTTACTAGATAGTCGTGTAGATCATGATTACATGGGCATTACAACTAGTGGTACAAGTGTAGGACAATTGAGAGCGATCGCTAATTCTGTATTTACTCTGGCTTTGGGTGAAAGTATGCGGGGAACTGCAAAAATTTTAGAACAGAAATTTAGCATTCCCTATGAGGTGTTCGGTGAATTGACAGGATTAGATGCGACCGATAAATTTTTACAAGCACTGGCAGATATTAGTGGTAATGGTGTACCAGCAAAATATCGTCATCAACGCCGTCAACTACAAGATGTCATGCTACACACTCATATTTACTTTGGTTGCAAACGAGTTGCTTTAGCCCTAGAACCGGACTTACTCTCGTCTATGGTGAGTTTTTTGCAATCAATGGGAATGCAGATTCATGCAGCTGTCACCACTACCCGTTCTCCTGTACTGGAGAAACTAGCAATTCCTTGCGTGACTATTGGCGATTTAGAAGATTTTGAGCAATTAGCGGTTGGGTCAGAGTTGTTGATTGCTAATTCTCATGCAAATGCCATCTCTCAAAGGTTACAAATTCCTCTCTATCGTCAAGGTATTCCCATTAGCGATCGCTTGGGTCATGCGATGTTTGCTAAAGTTGGCTATCAAGGTACTATACAGCTTTTATTTGACATTGGTAACTTGCTCTTAACCAAAACATACTAA
- a CDS encoding thioredoxin-like domain-containing protein: MIPRVRAPELPQNYTWLNTDQPLSLKQLRGRVVILDFWTYCCINCLHVLPDLKYLEQKYPHSLTVIGVHSAKFDNEQETENIRQAILRHDIEHPVLVDQNFRVWQEYAVRAWPTFMLIDPEGYVVSYVAGEGNREKLDELITNLIQEHQNKGTINHSQINLILEKQHQPLITPLAFPGKVLATPAGLFIADTGHHRLVMSNFDGKILHVIGTGKSDLIDGGFDVAQFSAPQGMTFDAHKQILYVADTENHALRRVDLQRQFVETIAGTGKQSRNIYPHGGLGLETALNSPWDLVQVGNDLFITMAGSHQIWQMDLASDIVKTYAGTGAEGCVDGSLTEAAFAQPSGITTNLEELYIADSEISSIRGVGTVEPRQVRTICGNGGLFSFGDVDGQGEDVRLQHCIGVTYFQNYLWVADTYNHKIKLVSPITGNCQTILGDGIAGLQDGQGQNTRFFEPSGLSAIDSHLYICDTNNHAIRRVDLHTFEVTTLGFSGLCAPNVCVPDAVIL; this comes from the coding sequence ATGATTCCCCGTGTCAGAGCGCCAGAATTACCACAAAATTATACTTGGCTCAATACTGACCAACCTTTATCTCTCAAACAACTCAGGGGTAGGGTGGTAATTTTAGATTTCTGGACTTACTGTTGTATCAATTGCCTCCATGTTTTACCAGACTTAAAGTATCTGGAACAAAAATATCCCCATAGCTTGACAGTTATCGGTGTTCATTCTGCCAAGTTTGACAACGAACAGGAAACGGAAAACATCCGTCAAGCCATTTTACGCCATGACATTGAACACCCAGTTTTGGTAGATCAAAATTTTCGCGTTTGGCAAGAATATGCTGTGCGTGCTTGGCCGACTTTCATGTTGATAGACCCGGAAGGTTATGTAGTTAGCTACGTTGCAGGTGAGGGAAATCGAGAGAAGTTAGATGAACTAATCACCAATTTAATTCAGGAACATCAAAATAAAGGCACAATTAATCACTCACAAATCAACCTAATTTTAGAAAAACAGCATCAACCATTAATCACACCTCTGGCTTTTCCTGGTAAAGTCTTGGCTACTCCAGCAGGTTTATTCATCGCTGATACTGGACATCACCGCCTCGTGATGAGTAATTTTGATGGTAAAATTCTACACGTGATAGGCACTGGAAAATCAGACTTAATCGATGGCGGTTTTGACGTAGCCCAATTTTCTGCCCCCCAAGGAATGACATTTGATGCCCACAAGCAAATTCTGTATGTTGCCGATACCGAAAATCATGCCTTGCGCCGAGTTGATTTGCAACGTCAATTTGTAGAAACTATTGCGGGAACAGGTAAGCAAAGTCGTAATATTTACCCTCACGGGGGATTAGGTTTAGAAACTGCGTTAAATTCTCCTTGGGATCTAGTCCAAGTAGGCAATGATCTCTTCATCACAATGGCAGGATCACACCAAATTTGGCAGATGGATTTAGCAAGTGATATTGTAAAAACCTATGCTGGTACAGGTGCAGAGGGTTGTGTGGATGGTTCACTAACTGAAGCTGCTTTTGCTCAACCTAGTGGTATAACTACTAATCTAGAAGAATTATACATTGCCGATAGTGAAATTAGTTCCATTCGCGGTGTGGGAACAGTAGAACCGCGACAAGTTAGGACTATTTGTGGCAATGGTGGTTTATTTAGCTTTGGTGATGTAGATGGACAAGGTGAGGATGTCCGGTTACAACACTGTATAGGCGTAACATATTTTCAAAATTACTTGTGGGTAGCAGATACTTACAACCACAAAATTAAATTAGTTAGTCCCATCACCGGTAATTGTCAAACGATCTTAGGGGATGGTATTGCTGGTTTACAAGACGGTCAAGGTCAAAACACTCGGTTTTTTGAGCCTTCAGGGTTGAGTGCGATAGATTCACATCTATATATATGTGATACAAATAATCATGCTATCCGGCGTGTAGACTTGCATACTTTTGAGGTGACGACGCTGGGATTTTCTGGTTTGTGTGCGCCAAATGTATGTGTTCCAGATGCCGTGATATTGTAG
- the glsA gene encoding glutaminase A yields the protein MMGLERLEQRALFNWVQLARNHAHLGKVADRIPQLAIANPDWFAVHILCCASGEIYSVGDTSCVFPMMSVIKPFVLLYLLEHLGVEKVLCWVGVEPSDAPFNSLEQLISDGGKPRNPMINSGAITLADKLPGQDGSQRTQSFCRWLNDLAGCHLQLDEVMLASVRLSRSPANLAIARYLTETGHIKNLDIALDTYEQICCLSGRVEDLALIGKCLALESGLLSSQHRQIVNAIMLTCGLYQASSHFAVKIGLPMKSGIGGGLLAIVPGEGAIAIYSPALDSIGNSVGAIAFVEALSQNLQLSIFG from the coding sequence GTGATGGGACTTGAGAGATTAGAGCAAAGGGCTTTATTCAACTGGGTGCAATTGGCGAGAAACCATGCCCATTTGGGAAAGGTAGCCGATCGCATTCCGCAATTGGCGATCGCTAATCCGGATTGGTTTGCGGTTCATATATTATGCTGTGCATCGGGGGAAATTTACAGTGTCGGGGATACGTCTTGTGTGTTTCCCATGATGAGTGTGATCAAGCCGTTTGTTTTACTGTATCTATTAGAACATTTGGGAGTAGAAAAGGTTTTGTGCTGGGTTGGGGTGGAACCATCGGATGCGCCGTTTAATTCTTTAGAACAATTGATCAGTGATGGTGGTAAACCACGTAACCCGATGATTAATAGTGGGGCGATAACTCTGGCTGATAAGTTACCCGGACAGGATGGAAGTCAACGCACTCAATCTTTTTGTCGATGGTTAAATGATTTAGCTGGTTGTCACCTCCAGTTAGATGAAGTGATGTTGGCTTCTGTCAGGTTATCACGATCGCCTGCTAATCTAGCGATCGCTCGTTATCTCACCGAAACAGGACATATAAAAAATCTAGACATTGCTCTTGACACTTATGAGCAAATATGCTGTCTATCTGGGCGAGTTGAGGATTTAGCTTTAATAGGAAAATGCCTAGCTTTAGAAAGTGGCTTGTTATCATCACAGCATCGTCAAATCGTCAACGCCATCATGTTGACTTGTGGTTTATACCAAGCTTCCTCTCACTTTGCTGTCAAGATTGGTTTACCAATGAAGTCGGGAATTGGTGGGGGATTACTGGCAATTGTACCAGGGGAAGGAGCGATCGCTATTTACAGTCCAGCCTTAGATAGTATAGGTAATTCTGTAGGGGCGATCGCTTTTGTGGAAGCTCTATCACAAAATTTGCAATTGAGTATCTTTGGTTAA
- the psaA gene encoding photosystem I core protein PsaA yields the protein MTISPPEREEKKARVIVDNDPVPTSFEKWAQPGHFDRTLARGPKTTTWIWNLHALAHDFDTHTSDLEDISRKIFAAHFGHLAVVTIWLSGMIFHGAKFSNYEAWLSDPLNVKPSAQVVWPIVGQDILNGDVGGGFHGIQITSGLFQVWRGWGITNSFQLYVTAIGGLVLAGLFLFAGWFHYHKRAPKLEWFQNVESMLNHHLQVLLGCGSLGWAGHLIHVSAPTNKLLDAGVAVKDIPLPHEFILNSALLTDLYPSFAKGLAPFFTLNWGVYSDFLTFKGGLNPVTGGLWLTDISHHHLAIAVLFIVAGHQYRTNWGIGHSIKDILENHKGPFTGEGHKGLYENLTTSWHAQLATNLAFLGSLTIIIAHHMYAMPPYPYLATDYATQLCIFTHHIWIGGFLIVGGAAHAAVFMVRDYDPVVNQNNVLDRVIRHRDAIISHLNWVSIFLGFHSFGLYIHNDTMRALGRPQDMFSDTAIQLQPVFAQWVQNLHTLAPGGTAPNALEPVSYVFGGGILAVGGKVAAAPIALGTADFLIHHIHAFTIHVTVLILLKGVLFARSSRLIPDKANLGFRFPCDGPGRGGTCQVSGWDHVFLGLFWMYNSLSIVIFHFSWKMQSDVWGTVDAAGNVSHITGGNFAQSAITINGWLRDFLWAQASQVINSYGSALSAYGLMFLGAHFVWAFSLMFLFSGRGYWQELIESIVWAHNKLKVAPAIQPRALSITQGRAVGVAHYLLGGIATTWAFFHAHILSVG from the coding sequence ATGACAATTAGTCCTCCGGAGCGAGAGGAGAAAAAAGCCAGAGTCATCGTTGACAATGATCCAGTTCCAACCTCATTTGAAAAATGGGCCCAGCCTGGACATTTCGACAGAACTCTAGCCAGAGGTCCCAAAACCACTACCTGGATTTGGAACCTTCACGCCCTCGCCCACGATTTTGATACACATACAAGCGATTTAGAAGATATCTCCCGCAAAATCTTTGCGGCTCACTTCGGACACCTAGCCGTTGTGACTATCTGGTTAAGCGGGATGATTTTCCACGGCGCGAAGTTCTCTAACTACGAAGCCTGGTTAAGCGACCCGTTAAACGTCAAGCCCAGCGCACAAGTTGTTTGGCCCATTGTGGGACAAGACATCCTGAATGGTGATGTTGGTGGTGGATTCCACGGTATTCAAATCACTTCAGGCTTGTTCCAAGTATGGCGTGGCTGGGGTATCACCAACTCCTTCCAGCTTTACGTAACAGCAATTGGTGGCTTGGTATTAGCAGGTTTGTTCCTGTTTGCTGGTTGGTTCCACTACCACAAGCGCGCTCCCAAACTGGAATGGTTCCAGAATGTAGAGTCGATGCTGAATCACCACCTACAAGTACTGCTAGGTTGCGGTTCCTTGGGCTGGGCTGGTCACTTGATCCACGTCTCCGCACCAACCAACAAGCTATTGGATGCAGGTGTTGCTGTTAAAGACATCCCCTTGCCCCATGAGTTCATCTTGAATTCAGCCTTGTTGACAGATTTATATCCCAGCTTCGCCAAAGGTTTGGCTCCATTCTTCACGCTAAACTGGGGTGTTTATTCTGACTTCTTGACCTTCAAGGGTGGTCTGAACCCTGTAACAGGGGGCTTGTGGCTGACAGATATTTCTCATCACCACCTAGCGATCGCTGTACTGTTCATCGTTGCAGGTCACCAATACCGCACCAATTGGGGTATCGGTCACAGCATCAAAGACATCCTAGAGAATCATAAAGGCCCCTTCACCGGAGAAGGTCACAAAGGTCTCTACGAAAACTTGACCACATCTTGGCACGCTCAATTGGCAACTAACCTTGCCTTCTTGGGTTCCTTGACAATCATCATCGCGCACCATATGTACGCGATGCCTCCTTACCCATACTTGGCAACTGACTACGCTACACAGTTGTGTATCTTCACACACCACATTTGGATCGGTGGATTCCTGATTGTCGGTGGTGCGGCTCACGCTGCCGTTTTCATGGTGCGGGATTACGATCCTGTCGTTAACCAAAACAACGTTCTGGATCGGGTGATTCGTCACCGGGATGCGATTATTTCCCACCTGAACTGGGTGTCTATTTTCTTGGGTTTCCACAGCTTTGGTCTGTACATTCACAATGACACCATGCGGGCTTTGGGTCGTCCCCAAGATATGTTCTCCGACACCGCAATTCAGTTGCAACCAGTATTTGCTCAGTGGGTGCAAAACTTGCACACCCTAGCTCCTGGTGGTACAGCACCTAATGCCCTAGAACCAGTTAGCTACGTTTTTGGCGGTGGGATTCTGGCTGTCGGTGGTAAAGTTGCAGCTGCACCCATTGCTTTGGGAACAGCCGACTTCCTGATTCACCACATCCACGCTTTCACCATCCACGTAACAGTGCTAATCCTGCTCAAAGGTGTGCTGTTTGCCCGTAGCTCTCGTCTGATTCCAGACAAAGCTAACTTGGGCTTCCGCTTCCCTTGCGACGGGCCTGGTCGTGGTGGTACGTGTCAAGTATCCGGTTGGGATCACGTATTCCTGGGATTATTCTGGATGTACAACTCCCTGTCAATTGTCATATTCCACTTCAGCTGGAAGATGCAATCTGATGTTTGGGGAACAGTAGACGCAGCAGGTAATGTGTCTCACATCACTGGTGGTAACTTTGCCCAAAGTGCCATCACAATCAACGGCTGGTTGCGTGACTTCTTGTGGGCGCAAGCTTCACAAGTCATTAACTCCTACGGAAGTGCATTGTCTGCTTACGGACTAATGTTCTTGGGCGCTCACTTTGTTTGGGCATTCAGCTTAATGTTCCTGTTCAGTGGTCGTGGCTACTGGCAAGAATTAATTGAGTCTATTGTTTGGGCCCATAATAAACTGAAGGTAGCGCCAGCAATTCAACCCCGCGCTCTGAGCATTACTCAAGGTCGCGCTGTTGGTGTGGCTCACTACCTCTTAGGAGGAATTGCTACCACCTGGGCATTCTTCCACGCACACATACTTTCAGTAGGATAG
- the psaB gene encoding photosystem I core protein PsaB: protein MATKFPKFSQDLAQDPTTRRIWYAIATGNDFESHDGMTEENLYQKIFATHFGHLAIIFLWASSLLFHVAWQGNFEQWIKDPLHVRPIAHAIWDPHFGKPAIEAFTQAGASNPVNIAYSGVYHWWYTIGMRTNSELYIGSVGLLLFAALLLFAGWLHLQPKFRPSLAWFKSAESRLNHHLAGLFGVSSLAWAGHLIHVAIPEARGQHVGWDNFLSTAPHPAGLTPFFTGNWSVYAENPDTAGHVFSTSQGAGTAILTFLGGFHPQTESLWLTDIAHHHLAIAVLFIVAGHMYRTNFGIGHSIKEMMNAKTFFGKTVEGPFNMPHQGIYDTYNNSLHFQLGWHLACLGVVTSLVAQHMYSLPAYAFIAKDYTTQAALYTHHQYIAIFLMVGAFAHGAIFLVRDYDPEQNKGNVLERVLQHKEAIISHLSWVSLFLGFHTLGLYVHNDVVVAFGTPEKQILIEPVFAQFIQAAHGKVLYGLDTLLSNPDSVAYTAYPNYGNVWLGGWLDAINSGTNSLFLTIGPGDFLVHHAIALGLHTTTLILVKGALDARGSKLMPDKKDFGYAFPCDGPGRGGTCDISAWDSFYLALFWALNTVGWLTFYWHWKHLGIWQGNVAQFNENSTYLMGWFRDYLWANSAQLINGYNPYGVNNLSVWAWMFLFGHLIWATGFMFLISWRGYWQELIETLVWAHERTPIANLVRWKDKPVALSIVQARLVGLAHFTVGYFVTYAAFLIASTAGKFG, encoded by the coding sequence ATGGCAACAAAATTTCCAAAATTTAGCCAGGATCTCGCACAGGACCCGACTACTCGTCGGATATGGTATGCGATCGCTACAGGTAACGACTTTGAAAGCCACGATGGCATGACCGAAGAAAATCTTTACCAAAAGATTTTCGCTACTCACTTCGGTCACCTGGCAATCATCTTCCTGTGGGCTTCCAGCCTCCTGTTTCATGTAGCCTGGCAAGGTAACTTTGAACAGTGGATTAAAGATCCCCTACACGTCCGTCCCATTGCTCACGCGATTTGGGACCCCCACTTCGGTAAGCCAGCTATTGAAGCTTTTACCCAAGCTGGCGCTAGTAATCCTGTAAACATTGCTTACTCTGGTGTTTACCACTGGTGGTACACCATCGGTATGCGGACAAACTCAGAACTGTACATCGGTTCAGTTGGTCTGTTATTGTTCGCAGCATTGTTATTGTTTGCTGGTTGGTTGCACTTGCAACCCAAGTTCCGTCCCAGCCTCGCCTGGTTCAAGAGTGCTGAATCTCGCCTCAACCACCACCTCGCAGGTTTGTTTGGCGTTAGCTCTCTAGCTTGGGCAGGTCACTTAATTCACGTAGCTATCCCCGAAGCTCGCGGACAGCACGTGGGTTGGGACAACTTCCTCAGCACAGCTCCCCACCCAGCAGGTTTAACACCCTTCTTCACTGGTAACTGGAGCGTTTACGCTGAGAACCCAGACACAGCAGGTCATGTATTCAGCACCTCACAAGGCGCTGGCACAGCAATTCTGACCTTCTTGGGTGGTTTCCATCCCCAGACAGAATCTCTGTGGTTAACAGACATCGCGCATCACCATTTGGCGATCGCTGTCCTGTTCATTGTTGCCGGTCATATGTACCGTACCAACTTTGGCATTGGTCACAGCATCAAAGAAATGATGAATGCCAAAACTTTCTTCGGCAAAACCGTTGAAGGCCCCTTCAATATGCCTCACCAAGGCATTTATGACACCTACAACAACTCTCTGCACTTCCAATTAGGTTGGCACTTGGCTTGTTTAGGCGTTGTCACCTCCTTGGTCGCCCAACATATGTACTCTCTGCCTGCCTACGCATTTATTGCGAAGGACTACACAACTCAGGCAGCTCTCTACACCCATCACCAGTACATAGCCATCTTCTTGATGGTTGGTGCTTTCGCTCACGGGGCTATTTTCTTAGTCCGTGACTATGATCCTGAACAAAACAAAGGTAACGTGCTTGAGCGTGTGTTACAGCACAAAGAAGCGATTATCTCCCACTTAAGCTGGGTATCTCTCTTCTTAGGCTTCCACACCCTTGGCTTATACGTTCATAACGACGTAGTAGTTGCTTTTGGGACACCGGAAAAGCAAATCTTGATTGAGCCAGTATTTGCTCAGTTCATTCAAGCTGCCCACGGTAAAGTCCTCTACGGCTTAGACACCTTGTTGTCTAACCCCGATAGCGTTGCTTACACCGCTTATCCTAACTACGGTAACGTTTGGTTAGGTGGCTGGTTAGATGCTATCAACTCTGGTACTAACTCCCTGTTCTTAACAATCGGCCCTGGCGACTTCTTGGTACACCATGCGATCGCACTAGGTCTACACACTACCACCCTCATCCTAGTCAAAGGTGCTTTGGATGCTCGTGGTTCTAAGCTGATGCCCGATAAAAAGGACTTCGGCTACGCCTTCCCTTGCGACGGCCCTGGTCGTGGCGGTACTTGCGACATCTCCGCTTGGGACTCCTTCTACCTAGCTCTGTTCTGGGCATTAAACACAGTCGGTTGGTTAACCTTCTACTGGCACTGGAAACACCTGGGTATTTGGCAAGGTAACGTTGCTCAGTTCAATGAAAACTCTACCTACCTGATGGGCTGGTTCCGTGATTACCTCTGGGCTAACTCTGCTCAGTTGATCAACGGTTACAACCCCTACGGTGTGAACAACCTGTCTGTCTGGGCTTGGATGTTCCTCTTCGGACACCTAATTTGGGCGACTGGCTTCATGTTCTTGATCTCCTGGAGAGGTTACTGGCAAGAGTTGATCGAAACCCTAGTTTGGGCGCACGAACGCACTCCTATTGCTAACCTCGTTCGCTGGAAAGACAAGCCCGTTGCTCTCTCCATCGTGCAAGCTCGTTTGGTTGGTCTAGCTCACTTCACCGTCGGCTACTTCGTCACCTACGCAGCTTTCCTCATCGCCTCCACTGCTGGTAAGTTCGGTTGA